The Arcobacter arenosus genome has a window encoding:
- the rd gene encoding rubredoxin has product MKYICTVCDYIYDPEIGDEESGIAPGTAFEDIPDDWECPDCGVGKEDFEPYNEDE; this is encoded by the coding sequence ATGAAATACATTTGTACAGTTTGTGATTATATTTATGACCCTGAGATTGGTGATGAAGAGAGTGGTATTGCACCAGGAACTGCATTTGAAGATATTCCAGATGATTGGGAGTGCCCAGATTGTGGAGTAGGTAAAGAGGATTTTGAACCTTATAATGAAGATGAATAA
- a CDS encoding saccharopine dehydrogenase family protein, with amino-acid sequence MEKKGILIIGAGGVSRVATTKCAMNIDTFEKITLASRTIKRCDSIAMDIKSRLGVEIQTAQVDADNVEQLVELIKELNPKVVLNVALPYQDLTIMDACTKCKVDYVDTANYEHPDEAKFEYKEQWARDEQFKEAGIKALLGSGFDPGVTGVFCAYAQQNLFDEINYIDIMDCNAGDHGYPFATNFNPEINLREVSANGRYWEDGKWIETKPLEIRVDHDYPEVGVKPSYLLYHEELESLSKNIKGLKRIRFFMTFGDSYIQHMNCLQNVGMLGIEPVMHKGVEIIPIEFLTTLLPDPASLGPRTVGKTNIGCIIEGLKDGKKKKVYIYNVCDHQECYKETGAQAVSYTTGVPAMIGTKMLYKGIWDGKGVFNIEEFDAKPFMDELMTQGLPWKILELE; translated from the coding sequence ATGGAAAAAAAAGGAATTTTAATAATAGGTGCTGGTGGGGTTAGTAGAGTTGCTACAACTAAATGTGCAATGAATATAGATACATTTGAAAAAATCACATTAGCTTCAAGAACGATTAAAAGATGTGACTCAATTGCTATGGATATAAAATCAAGACTAGGTGTTGAGATTCAAACTGCACAAGTTGATGCAGACAATGTAGAGCAATTAGTAGAATTAATAAAAGAGTTAAATCCAAAAGTTGTTTTAAATGTTGCTTTACCTTATCAAGATTTAACTATCATGGATGCGTGTACAAAATGTAAGGTTGATTATGTTGATACTGCAAATTATGAGCATCCAGATGAAGCAAAATTTGAATACAAAGAACAATGGGCAAGAGATGAGCAGTTTAAAGAAGCTGGAATCAAAGCATTATTAGGTTCAGGTTTTGACCCAGGTGTAACTGGAGTTTTCTGTGCATACGCTCAACAAAACTTATTTGATGAGATTAACTATATTGATATTATGGATTGTAATGCAGGTGATCATGGTTATCCATTTGCTACAAATTTTAATCCTGAAATTAACTTAAGAGAAGTATCTGCAAATGGTAGATATTGGGAAGATGGTAAGTGGATTGAAACTAAACCTTTAGAGATTAGAGTTGACCATGATTATCCAGAAGTTGGTGTTAAACCATCATATTTACTTTACCATGAAGAGTTAGAGTCATTATCTAAAAATATAAAAGGTTTAAAAAGAATTAGATTTTTTATGACTTTTGGTGATTCTTATATTCAACACATGAATTGCTTACAAAATGTAGGTATGTTAGGGATTGAGCCAGTGATGCACAAAGGAGTTGAAATCATTCCTATTGAATTTTTAACTACATTATTACCAGATCCTGCAAGTTTAGGACCTAGAACAGTAGGTAAAACAAATATTGGTTGTATCATCGAAGGGTTAAAAGATGGTAAAAAGAAAAAAGTTTATATTTACAATGTTTGTGACCACCAAGAGTGTTATAAAGAAACAGGAGCGCAAGCAGTTTCATACACTACAGGAGTTCCTGCAATGATTGGTACAAAAATGCTTTATAAAGGTATTTGGGATGGGAAAGGTGTATTCAACATAGAAGAGTTTGATGCAAAACCTTTTATGGATGAGCTTATGACTCAAGGATTACCTTGGAAAATCTTAGAACTAGAATAA
- a CDS encoding tyrosine-type recombinase/integrase → MARKTIPLTNTEIKAAKAKEKDYKLFDGEGLFLLIAKTGGKRWRLKYRFNNKEKVIALGTYPTISLKEARTKKDEYKNMIANNIDPSEKRKQSKEENKIQEIQKLNTFYKISQEWLESYKYEVTERYLNKLERSLELYVYSFIKDRPIEQIKRLEIIDILKDLKNRELLETAKRVYMLLNKIFMYAVTMEYAPHNIIADIDQNTIIGRVEKKHYPTFIKEKDIKGLLLAIDDYSGDYTTKMALKILPYIFVRSYNIRHMEWIEIDFNKKEWTIPANKMKTKTEFILPLPNQVITLLEEIKQFSGDEQYVFPSFRHNDRPMSDNTLVSALRRMGYTKDEFVPHSFRSMFSTIAYENANHEAGHKFTSEVIEALLAHKEKNKIKDAYNRASYKEGMRELIQWYANWLNNLKKDSKKEN, encoded by the coding sequence ATGGCAAGAAAAACAATACCTTTGACAAATACTGAAATTAAAGCAGCTAAAGCAAAAGAAAAAGACTATAAACTTTTTGATGGAGAAGGACTTTTTTTACTTATTGCAAAAACTGGTGGCAAAAGATGGAGACTAAAATATAGATTTAATAACAAAGAAAAAGTTATTGCCTTAGGTACTTATCCCACTATTTCATTAAAAGAAGCAAGAACTAAAAAAGATGAATATAAAAATATGATTGCAAATAACATTGATCCATCTGAAAAAAGAAAACAATCTAAAGAAGAAAATAAAATACAAGAAATTCAAAAATTAAATACATTTTATAAAATCAGCCAAGAATGGTTAGAAAGTTATAAATATGAAGTAACAGAAAGATATCTAAATAAATTAGAAAGGTCACTTGAATTATATGTTTATTCATTTATAAAAGATAGACCTATAGAACAAATTAAAAGATTAGAAATTATTGATATATTAAAAGATTTAAAAAATAGAGAACTTCTTGAAACTGCAAAAAGAGTATATATGTTACTAAATAAAATATTTATGTATGCAGTTACAATGGAATATGCTCCACATAATATAATAGCTGACATAGACCAAAACACAATTATTGGGAGAGTTGAGAAAAAGCACTACCCTACTTTTATAAAAGAAAAAGATATTAAAGGTTTACTTCTTGCTATTGATGATTATTCAGGAGACTATACTACTAAAATGGCTTTAAAAATTCTTCCTTATATATTTGTTAGAAGTTATAATATAAGACACATGGAATGGATAGAAATAGATTTTAATAAAAAAGAATGGACTATTCCAGCTAATAAAATGAAAACAAAAACTGAATTTATACTACCTTTACCAAATCAAGTTATTACATTACTAGAAGAAATTAAACAGTTTTCAGGTGATGAGCAATATGTATTTCCTAGTTTTAGACACAATGATAGACCTATGAGCGATAATACTTTAGTATCAGCTCTTAGAAGAATGGGCTATACAAAAGACGAATTTGTACCTCATAGTTTTAGAAGTATGTTCTCAACAATTGCTTATGAAAATGCAAACCATGAAGCCGGACATAAATTTACAAGTGAAGTTATAGAAGCCCTACTCGCACACAAAGAAAAAAATAAAATCAAAGATGCATATAATAGAGCTTCATATAAAGAAGGAATGAGAGAGTTAATTCAATGGTATGCTAATTGGCTAAATAATTTAAAAAAAGATTCAAAAAAGGAGAATTAA